In one window of Juglans regia cultivar Chandler chromosome 3, Walnut 2.0, whole genome shotgun sequence DNA:
- the LOC109019771 gene encoding influenza virus NS1A-binding protein homolog, with protein sequence METQAAIVNKSVPSSPNLVTGSSARRNLGKSHLGGVIFGCKNNTIKECLSKQLFGLPMLHFSYVKNIDPGLPLFLFNYSDRKLHGIFEAASSGQMNINPHGWTTEGSERTKYPAQVQIRIRMHYQPLLENQFKPIIIDNYYSHTHFWFELDCAQTNRLMSLFASLADAPSSCLPHNSAKWRTVFRPLPRSNAGEEGEELNPLALEIKHSNPSSQKSDSTDVASSFDVDSQILEAQLDAELAELDEIKVILTKLKELDLCHEHQDLPVSGYMEDVAFMNGIQLEDKGFQGKPTGVEENKEDNPHLSFGVHKKNEENPHPSSCVEEKKGGNPHSSSECWSTITQLIREVQELKALNAGQTQKFGVLEQKLVVAEMEIQRLKDHCAILEPLSNPSVAFVNEMIIDGLNEVHLDPNESIFLIGGYDGESWLSAVNLYDPSQDVIKSLRPMNSVRSFSSAAQLKGELYVFGGGNGNVWYDTVESYSPANDQWTLHTPLNQEKGSLAGATIDNKIFAIGGGNGTKSFSDVEMLDLEIGRWISTRSMLQRRFALAAVELSGVLYATGGFDGKNYLESAERFDPREHSWTRIASMNTKRSSHSLVVFNEKLYALGGYDGTTMVPSIEIFDPRHGWWMCGEPMKNPRGYSAAGVIKDSIYVIGGIKGCGNIVDTVETYKDGQGWQETHTRAVGKRCFTSAIVFSPDTAGGYS encoded by the exons ATGGAAACTCAGGCGGCTATTGTTAACAAAAGTGTACCTTCATCACCAAATTTGGTGACTGGTTCTTCAGCCAGAAGAAATTTGGGGAAGAGTCACCTTGGCGGGGTCATATTTGGTTGCAAGAACAATACCATAAAGGAATGTCTCTCTAAGCAACTCTTTG GCTTACCAATGCTGCACTTTTCATATGTCAAGAATATTGATCCGGGCTTGCCACTGTTCCTATTCAACTACAGTGACAGAAAACTTCATGGAATATTTGAGGCTGCTAGCTCTGGCCAAATGAATATTAACCCTCATGGCTGGACCACTGAGGGTTCAGAGAGAACAAAATATCCTGCACAG GTTCAGATACGTATCCGCATGCATTACCAACCGCTGCTTGAAAATCAGTTTAAACCAATAATTATTGACAACTACTACTCTCATACCCATTTCTGGTTTGAGCTAGACTGTGCTCAAACAAATAGGCTCATGTCCTTATTTGCATCTCTAGCGGATGCTCCAAGTTCTTGTTTGCCGCATAATTCTGCAAAGTGGAGAACTGTTTTTCGACCTCTTCCCCGGAGCAATGCAGGAGAGGAAGGTGAAGAGTTGAATCCACTTGCTTTGGAAATCAAACATTCTAATCCCTCAAGTCAGAAGTCGGATTCTACAGATGTTGCTTCTTCATTTGACGTAGACAGCCAGATATTGGAAGCTCAATTAGATGCAGAGTTAGCCGAACTAGATGAGATCAAAGTTATATTGACTAAACTGAAAGAATTGGATCTTTGCCATGAACATCAAGACTTGCCTGTGTCAGGTTATATGGAAGATGTTGCCTTCATGAATGGTATTcaattggaagacaaaggcTTTCAAGGGAAGCCAACAGGTGTAGAAGAGAATAAAGAGGATAATCCTCACTTGTCATTTGGTGTgcataagaaaaatgaagagaaccCCCATCCATCATCTTGTGTAGAAGAGAAGAAAGGAGGGAATCCTCATTCATCATCTGAGTGTTGGTCCACCATAACCCAG TTAATTCGAGAGGTGCAAGAGCTAAAGGCTTTGAATGCAGGACAAACTCAGAAGTTTGGCGTTTTGGAGCAGAAGCTG GTGGTGGCAGAAATGGAAATTCAGCGTTTGAAAGATCATTGTGCGATTTTGGAACCTTTGTCCAATCCTTCTGTGGCATTTGTTAATGAGATGATTATTGATGGACTTAATGAGGTCCATCTCGATCCTAATGAGTCAATATTTCTAATAGGAGGATATGATGGTGAATCATGGTTGTCAGCAGTGAATTTATATGATCCTTCTCAGGATGTGATAAAATCTCTTAGGCCGATGAACTCTGTCAGATCATTCTCCTCAGCTGCACAGCTGAAGGGTGAGCTTTACGTATTTGGAGGAGGAAATGGAAATGTGTGGTATGACACAG TGGAGTCATACAGCCCAGCTAATGATCAATGGACCTTGCACACTCCACTGAATCAGGAAAAGGGTAGCTTAGCTGGAGCTACTATAGATAACAAAATATTTGCCATTGGTGGGGGGAATGGCACCAAAAGCTTTTCAGATGTTGAGATGCTTGATTTAGAAATTGGAAGATGGATCTCAACACGCTCAATGCTACAAAGG cGGTTTGCTCTTGCTGCAGTGGAACTGAGTGGTGTGCTTTATGCTACTGGTGGATTTGATGGGAAAAATTACTTAGA GTCTGCTGAGAGATTTGACCCCAGAGAACATTCTTGGACAAGAATTGCAAGTATGAATACAAAGAGAAGCTCCCATTCCCTGGTTGTTTTCAATGAGAAATT ATACGCTCTGGGTGGATATGATGGAACTACAATGGTTCCAAGCATTGAAATTTTCGATCCACGTCACGGTTGGTGGATGTGTGGCGAACCAATGAAAAACCCTAGAGGATATTCTGCTGCTGGTGTTATCAAGGATTCTATCTACGTAATTGGAGGGATTAAAGGTTGCGGAAACATTGTTGACACA GTTGAAACCTACAAGGATGGTCAGGGTTGGCAAGAAACCCACACAAGGGCCGTTGGGAAAAGGTGCTTCACGTCAGCCATTGTGTTCAGTCCTGATACGGCTGGAGGTTACTCGTAA
- the LOC109019773 gene encoding patellin-6-like encodes METSSPISIQNTPLQDLPEASPKPYKKSFVTTLMETATLRSSSFKEDTYSISNLKSSEKKALQEFKDKLLASDASDASMWGIPLLGGDEKADVVLLKFLRARDFRVSDALSMLLKCLSWRREFGADSVVEEELGFKELEGVVAYMHGYDREGHPVCYNAYGVFRDKDMYERIFGDDEKLQKFLRWRVQVLERGINLLHFKPGGVNSIIQVTDLKDMPKRELRVASNHILSLFQDNYPEMVARKVFINVPWYFSVLYSMFSPFLTQRTKSKFVISKEGNVAETLYKFIRPEDVPVQYGGLSRPSDLQNGPPKPASEFHVKGGEKVNIQIEGIEAGATITWDIVVGGWELEYSAEFVPSAEGSYVIAVEKPRKISASEEAVHNSFTSSEAGKMVFSVDNTASRRKKVAAYRYIVRKSTAIVPSSYAN; translated from the exons ATGGAAACCTCATCACCCATCTCCATCCAAAATACCCCACTCCAAGACCTCCCAGAGGCATCCCCTAAACCCTACAAAAAAAGCTTCGTAACCACACTCATGGAGACCGCCACGCTGCGCTCTTCTTCCTTCAAAGAGGACACCTACTCCATTTCCAACCTCAAGTCCTCTGAAAAGAAAGCTCTGCAAGAGTTCAAGGACAAGCTCTTGGCTTCTGATGCTTCGGACGCCTCAATGTGGGGCATTCCTCTGTTGGGAGGTGACGAGAAGGCAGATGTGGTTCTCTTGAAGTTTCTGCGAGCAAGAGACTTCAGGGTCTCGGACGCGCTCAGCATGTTGCTGAAGTGCTTGTCATGGAGGAGAGAATTTGGAGCGGATAGTGTGGTAGAGGAGGAGCTGGGATTCAAGGAGCTTGAGGGTGTGGTGGCCTATATGCATGGTTACGACCGGGAGGGACACCCTGTTTGTTACAATGCTTACGGGGTTTTCAGAGACAAGGATATGTACGAGAGGATCTTTGGTGACGACGAGAAACTCCAGAAGTTTTTGAGGTGGAGGGTTCAGGTGCTTGAGAGAGGGATCAACCTTCTGCATTTTAAGCCCGGTGGGGTTAACTCTATCATCCAGGTCACTGATCTCAAGGACATGCCCAAGAGAGAGCTCAGGGTCGCTTCTAATCACATCCTCTCTTTGTTCCAGGATAACTATCCCGAGATGGTCGCTCGCAAG GTTTTTATCAATGTTCCATGGTACTTCAGCGTCTTGTATTCGATGTTCAGCCCATTTCTAACTCAGCGAACAAAAAGCAAGTTCGTAATCTCTAAGGAAGGGAACGTGGCCGAGACACTCTACAA GTTTATTAGGCCTGAGGATGTTCCTGTTCAGTATGGTGGACTGAGTCGACCCAGTGATTTGCAGAACGGTCCCCCAAAACCAGCCTCGGAGTTCCACGTCAAAGGCGGAGAGAAAGTGAATATCCAGATCGAGGGAATTGAG GCGGGTGCAACGATAACATGGGACATAGTGGTGGGTGGGTGGGAGTTGGAGTACAGTGCAGAGTTCGTACCTAGTGCAGAAGGAAGCTACGTTATTGCTGTGGAGAAGCCAAGGAAGATTTCAGCCTCGGAAGAAGCAGTTCACAACTCGTTCACATCGAGTGAAGCAGGCAAAATGGTGTTCTCGGTAGATAACACTGCTTCCAGGAGGAAAAAAGTTGCTGCTTATCGGTACATTGTGCGCAAATCCACTGCCATAGTACCATCATCCTAtgctaattaa